In one window of Paraburkholderia phymatum STM815 DNA:
- a CDS encoding PAAR domain-containing protein, giving the protein MNQSVDPIIARFGDATDHGGEIVEAAQDLLEGGIGVALDGHLVACPRCGGKYPIIATGRRRHNGKRIAYIGDITTCGATLVRSPQP; this is encoded by the coding sequence ATGAATCAGTCAGTCGACCCCATCATCGCCCGCTTCGGCGACGCCACGGATCACGGCGGCGAAATCGTCGAAGCGGCGCAGGATCTGCTGGAGGGCGGCATCGGTGTAGCACTTGACGGGCATCTCGTCGCCTGTCCGCGCTGCGGCGGCAAATATCCCATCATCGCGACCGGAAGGCGCAGGCACAACGGCAAGCGCATCGCCTATATCGGCGATATCACGACTTGCGGCGCAACGCTCGTGCGAAGCCCGCAACCGTAG
- a CDS encoding HAD family hydrolase, with protein MSDPTPLPQREDEEASIGLCQGILFDLDGTLADTAPDLAAAVNRMRHERGLEMVPLEQLRPLASAGARGLLGGAFGIGPEHHDYASMREEFLANYEADLCIETILFPGIGEILDDLDVRGVRWGIVTNKVARLTEPLIAQLGLDTRAGCVVSGDTTPHSKPHPAPLLHAAKELDLPPERIVYVGDDLRDVQAGFAAGMVTVAAAYGYCGNDIPPTQWHAKHVVGSTAELQNLLRDIS; from the coding sequence ATGAGCGATCCCACGCCCCTGCCTCAGCGCGAAGACGAAGAAGCATCGATCGGCCTTTGCCAGGGCATTCTGTTCGACCTGGACGGCACGCTGGCCGATACCGCGCCCGACCTGGCCGCAGCCGTCAACAGGATGCGTCACGAGCGAGGCCTCGAGATGGTGCCGTTGGAACAGTTGCGGCCGCTCGCGTCGGCGGGCGCGCGCGGCCTGCTGGGTGGCGCGTTTGGCATCGGACCGGAGCATCACGACTATGCGTCGATGCGCGAAGAGTTCCTCGCCAACTATGAAGCCGATCTCTGCATCGAGACGATTCTGTTCCCTGGAATCGGCGAGATTCTCGACGACCTCGACGTGCGCGGCGTCCGCTGGGGCATCGTGACGAACAAGGTCGCCCGGCTGACGGAGCCGCTCATCGCTCAACTGGGGCTGGATACGCGTGCGGGCTGCGTCGTCAGCGGAGACACGACGCCGCATTCAAAGCCTCATCCCGCGCCGCTCCTGCACGCAGCGAAGGAGCTGGATTTGCCGCCGGAGCGGATCGTCTATGTCGGCGACGACCTGCGCGACGTGCAGGCCGGCTTCGCAGCCGGAATGGTGACGGTCGCGGCAGCATACGGTTACTGCGGCAACGACATTCCGCCCACGCAGTGGCACGCGAAGCACGTCGTCGGTTCCACAGCCGAACTCCAGAATCTGCTGCGCGACATCAGTTGA
- the ubiG gene encoding bifunctional 2-polyprenyl-6-hydroxyphenol methylase/3-demethylubiquinol 3-O-methyltransferase UbiG yields the protein MTNADPHELQKFSDLAHRWWDPNAEFKPLHELNPVRLKWIDSHAHLTGKRVLDIGCGGGILSESMATLGADVKGIDLSNEALGVADLHSLESGVTVNYEEIAAETLAAREPASFDVATCMEMLEHVPDPSKVVEACKTLVKPGGWVFFSTLNRNVKSYLFAVIGAEYVARMLPKGTHDYARFIRPSELAGFARAAGLLTADIKGITYNPLTRDFGLSSDTDVNYMLACRREA from the coding sequence ATGACCAACGCCGATCCCCACGAACTGCAGAAATTCAGCGATCTCGCGCATCGCTGGTGGGACCCGAATGCTGAGTTCAAACCTCTGCACGAACTGAATCCCGTTCGGCTCAAATGGATCGACTCCCATGCGCACCTCACAGGCAAGCGCGTGCTCGACATCGGGTGCGGCGGCGGCATTTTGTCCGAGTCGATGGCGACCTTGGGTGCTGACGTGAAGGGAATTGACCTGTCCAATGAGGCGTTGGGCGTCGCAGATCTTCACAGCCTTGAAAGCGGTGTAACCGTAAATTACGAGGAAATCGCGGCGGAGACGCTGGCGGCCCGTGAACCGGCCTCTTTCGACGTTGCCACATGCATGGAAATGCTCGAGCACGTGCCGGATCCGTCGAAGGTCGTCGAGGCTTGCAAGACGCTCGTCAAGCCTGGCGGATGGGTGTTCTTTTCAACGCTCAACCGCAATGTGAAGTCATATCTGTTTGCCGTGATCGGTGCCGAGTACGTCGCGCGCATGCTGCCGAAGGGCACGCACGATTACGCCCGCTTCATCCGCCCGTCGGAGCTCGCGGGCTTCGCACGCGCGGCGGGTTTGCTGACCGCGGATATCAAGGGCATCACCTACAACCCGCTGACGCGCGATTTCGGCCTGTCGAGCGACACCGATGTGAACTACATGCTCGCGTGCCGCCGCGAAGCCTGA
- the ompA gene encoding outer membrane protein OmpA, whose amino-acid sequence MNKLSKLAFIAATAVMAASASAQSVPASRQATNDNWVNGTGEYVWMNGTNELCWRDAFWTPATANAKCDGALVAQAPTPPAPAPVAPAITSQKITYQADTLFDFDKAILKPAGKEKLDDLASKIQGLNLEVVVATGYTDRIGSDKYNDRLSLRRAQAVKAYLVSKGIEANRIYTEGKGKRNPVTTGCNQKNRKQLIACLAPDRRVEVEVVGTSKQ is encoded by the coding sequence ATGAATAAACTTTCAAAGCTCGCGTTCATTGCAGCTACCGCAGTTATGGCTGCATCCGCTTCGGCACAGTCGGTGCCGGCGTCGCGACAAGCCACGAACGACAACTGGGTGAACGGCACCGGCGAATACGTGTGGATGAACGGCACGAACGAGCTTTGCTGGCGCGATGCGTTCTGGACGCCGGCAACGGCTAACGCAAAGTGCGATGGCGCACTGGTCGCACAAGCACCGACCCCGCCGGCACCGGCACCGGTTGCTCCGGCAATCACCAGCCAGAAGATCACGTATCAAGCTGACACGCTGTTCGATTTCGACAAGGCTATCCTGAAGCCGGCCGGCAAGGAAAAACTGGACGATCTGGCATCGAAGATTCAAGGCCTGAACCTGGAAGTCGTCGTGGCCACGGGCTACACCGACCGCATCGGTTCGGACAAGTACAACGACCGTCTGTCGCTGCGTCGCGCACAAGCTGTCAAGGCATACCTGGTCAGCAAGGGCATCGAAGCCAACCGCATCTACACGGAAGGCAAGGGCAAGCGCAATCCGGTCACGACGGGCTGCAACCAGAAGAACCGCAAGCAACTCATCGCCTGCCTCGCACCGGATCGTCGCGTGGAAGTCGAAGTTGTCGGTACTTCGAAGCAGTAA
- the gyrA gene encoding DNA gyrase subunit A, protein MDQFAKETLPISLEEEMRRSYIEYAMSVIVGRALPDVRDGLKPVHRRVLYAMHELNNDWNRAYKKSARIVGDVIGKYHPHGDSAVYDTIVRMAQDFSLRYMLVDGQGNFGSVDGDNAAAMRYTEIRMAKIGHELLADIDKETVDFQPNYDGSENEPSILPARIPNLLINGSSGIAVGMATNIPPHNLSEIVDACHHLLKNPEASIDELIEIVPAPDFPTAGIIYGVAGVRDGYRTGRGRVVMRAATHFEEIDRGQRMAIIVDELPYQVNKRSLLERIAELVNEKKLEGISDIRDESDKSGMRVVIELKRGEVPEVILNNLYKATQLQDTFGMNMVALVDGQPKLLNLKEMLSHFLSHRREVLTRRTVYELRKARERGHVLEGLAVALANIDDFIAIIKAAPTPPIAKQELMDRSWDSSIVREMLQRAETDNATSGGRAAYRPEGLNPAYGMQADGLYRLSDTQAQEILQMRLQRLTGLEQDKIIGEYRDVMAQIADLLDILARPERITSIIFDELTTIKSEFGDERRSKIEMNATELNTEDLITPQDMVVTMSHSGYVKSQPLSEYRAQKRGGRGKQATQMKEDDWIDTLFIANTHDHILCFSNRGRVYWLKVYEVPQGSRNSRGRPIVNMFPLQEGEKITVVLPVKEFSADKFVFMATALGTVKKTPLEAFSRPLKKGIIAVGLDDGDYLIGAAITDGEHDVMLFSDSGKAVRFDENDVRPMGREARGVRGMQLEDGQSVIALLVAGDEQQSVLTATENGYGKRTPITEYTRHGRGTKGMIAIQTSERNGKVVAATLVDPEAQIMLITNTGVLIRTRVSEIREMGRATQGVTLISLDEGTKLSGLQQIAEAEADVDGDADLPADEAGGDESEAS, encoded by the coding sequence ATGGATCAATTCGCCAAAGAGACTCTACCAATCTCCCTAGAGGAGGAAATGCGCCGCTCGTATATCGAGTACGCGATGAGCGTGATCGTAGGGCGCGCCCTTCCCGATGTCCGCGATGGCCTGAAGCCGGTGCACCGGCGCGTGCTGTACGCCATGCACGAGCTGAACAACGACTGGAATCGGGCGTACAAGAAGTCGGCACGTATCGTCGGCGATGTGATCGGTAAGTACCATCCGCACGGTGATTCGGCTGTATACGACACGATTGTCCGCATGGCGCAGGATTTTTCGCTGCGCTACATGCTCGTCGATGGACAAGGCAATTTCGGGTCGGTCGACGGCGACAACGCCGCGGCGATGCGTTACACCGAAATACGCATGGCGAAGATCGGCCACGAACTGCTCGCCGACATCGACAAGGAAACAGTCGATTTCCAGCCCAACTACGACGGCAGCGAAAACGAGCCGTCCATTCTGCCTGCACGCATTCCGAACCTGCTGATCAACGGCTCGTCGGGCATTGCCGTCGGCATGGCGACCAACATTCCGCCGCACAATCTGAGCGAAATCGTCGACGCCTGCCACCACCTGCTGAAGAACCCGGAAGCGTCGATCGACGAGCTGATCGAGATCGTGCCGGCGCCCGACTTCCCGACGGCGGGGATCATCTACGGCGTCGCTGGCGTGCGCGACGGCTACCGCACGGGGCGCGGGCGCGTCGTGATGCGCGCCGCCACGCACTTCGAAGAGATTGATCGCGGCCAACGCATGGCGATCATCGTCGACGAGCTGCCGTATCAGGTGAACAAGCGTTCGCTGCTCGAGCGTATCGCCGAACTGGTGAATGAGAAAAAGCTGGAAGGCATTTCGGACATTCGCGACGAATCCGACAAGAGTGGTATGCGCGTCGTGATCGAACTTAAGCGCGGCGAAGTGCCCGAGGTCATTCTTAACAATCTGTACAAGGCAACGCAGCTCCAGGACACGTTCGGCATGAACATGGTCGCGCTCGTCGACGGCCAGCCGAAGCTGCTGAACCTGAAGGAAATGCTCTCGCATTTCCTGTCGCACCGTCGCGAGGTGCTGACACGGCGCACTGTATACGAACTGCGCAAGGCGCGCGAACGCGGCCATGTGCTCGAAGGCCTCGCCGTCGCGCTCGCCAACATCGACGACTTCATCGCGATCATCAAGGCAGCGCCTACGCCGCCCATTGCGAAGCAGGAGTTGATGGACCGTTCGTGGGATTCATCGATCGTGCGCGAAATGCTGCAGCGCGCAGAAACCGACAACGCGACGTCCGGCGGCCGCGCCGCGTATCGTCCGGAAGGATTGAACCCGGCGTACGGCATGCAGGCCGACGGTCTGTACCGTCTGTCTGACACGCAGGCGCAGGAAATCCTGCAGATGCGTCTGCAGCGCCTGACGGGTCTGGAGCAGGACAAGATCATCGGCGAGTACCGCGACGTGATGGCGCAGATCGCCGACCTGCTGGACATTCTGGCGCGCCCGGAGCGTATAACTTCCATCATCTTCGACGAACTCACCACGATCAAGAGCGAATTTGGCGACGAGCGCCGCTCGAAGATCGAGATGAACGCAACCGAGCTGAACACGGAAGACCTCATCACGCCGCAGGACATGGTCGTGACGATGTCGCACTCCGGTTACGTGAAATCGCAGCCGTTGTCGGAATATCGCGCCCAGAAGCGCGGAGGTCGCGGCAAACAGGCGACACAGATGAAGGAAGACGATTGGATCGACACGCTCTTCATCGCGAACACGCACGATCACATCCTCTGCTTCTCGAACCGCGGCCGTGTTTACTGGCTGAAGGTTTACGAAGTACCGCAGGGCTCGCGCAATTCGCGCGGCCGTCCGATCGTCAATATGTTCCCGCTGCAGGAGGGCGAGAAGATTACGGTCGTGCTGCCCGTGAAGGAATTTTCGGCGGACAAGTTCGTTTTTATGGCGACGGCGCTCGGCACCGTCAAGAAGACGCCGCTCGAAGCGTTCAGTCGTCCGCTGAAGAAGGGCATCATCGCGGTCGGTCTGGATGATGGCGACTACCTGATCGGCGCGGCTATCACAGATGGCGAGCATGATGTGATGCTGTTCTCGGACTCGGGCAAAGCGGTGCGCTTCGACGAGAACGACGTTCGTCCGATGGGCCGTGAAGCGCGCGGCGTGCGCGGCATGCAGCTCGAAGACGGCCAGAGTGTGATCGCACTACTGGTGGCGGGCGACGAGCAGCAGTCGGTGCTGACGGCAACGGAAAACGGCTACGGCAAGCGCACCCCGATCACCGAGTACACGCGTCATGGCCGCGGCACGAAGGGCATGATCGCGATCCAGACGTCCGAGCGCAACGGCAAGGTCGTCGCCGCGACACTGGTCGACCCGGAAGCGCAGATCATGCTGATCACCAACACGGGCGTGCTGATCCGCACGCGCGTGTCAGAAATTCGAGAAATGGGCCGTGCAACGCAAGGTGTTACACTCATCAGCCTTGATGAAGGCACCAAGCTTTCCGGTCTGCAACAGATTGCCGAAGCGGAAGCTGACGTGGACGGCGACGCCGACCTGCCTGCAGACGAAGCAGGCGGCGATGAAAGCGAAGCGTCGTAG
- a CDS encoding DUF2059 domain-containing protein — translation MQNRFKQLMVLAAFVPTLAMAQALQNQQPAPAAPAAAAAPVDPAKQAAIKDLLNAIDAQKLVGAIGNSAQMQAKQLVPAILSDALSENKTMTDKQKQASVPTLQKNAVPKLVDSAGQVFATDAFKQDAMQAQYDAYAKYYSTQEIKDLTAFYNSPTGRKFIQVQDQVGRDVVNGLMQKYMPQSIKATRDQADKEVASVKPAK, via the coding sequence ATGCAAAATCGTTTCAAGCAGTTGATGGTTCTGGCCGCTTTCGTGCCGACGCTTGCGATGGCGCAAGCGCTGCAAAACCAGCAGCCGGCCCCGGCTGCTCCGGCCGCTGCTGCTGCGCCTGTTGATCCGGCGAAGCAGGCTGCCATCAAAGATCTGCTGAACGCGATCGACGCGCAGAAGCTGGTCGGCGCCATTGGCAATAGCGCGCAAATGCAGGCCAAGCAGTTGGTTCCGGCCATCCTGTCGGACGCGCTGTCCGAAAACAAGACGATGACGGACAAGCAAAAGCAGGCTTCTGTCCCGACGCTGCAGAAGAACGCGGTGCCGAAGCTGGTTGACTCGGCAGGCCAGGTCTTCGCAACGGACGCATTCAAGCAGGACGCCATGCAAGCTCAGTACGACGCGTACGCCAAGTACTACAGCACGCAGGAAATCAAGGACCTGACCGCGTTCTACAACAGCCCCACGGGCCGCAAGTTCATCCAGGTGCAAGACCAGGTTGGCCGCGACGTCGTGAACGGTCTGATGCAGAAGTACATGCCGCAATCGATCAAGGCAACGCGCGACCAGGCTGACAAGGAAGTCGCTTCCGTCAAGCCGGCGAAGTAA
- the serC gene encoding 3-phosphoserine/phosphohydroxythreonine transaminase — protein MRVFNFSAGPAAMPEEVLRQAADEMLDWGGSGMSVMEMSHRGKEFMTIHEEALTDLRELLQVPSSHHILFLQGGGLGENAIVPMNLMGRKARADFVVTGSWSQKSFKEAQKYGTVHLAASGETANGFTHVPARAEWSLSDDPAYVHLCTNETIHGVETFEIPDLGDIPLVADASSHILSRPMDIAKYGVLFGGAQKNIGMAGVTVVIVREDLLERSMSICPSAFEWKTVALNNSMYNTPPTYAIYIAGLVFKWLKKQGGLTAIEARNVEKAKLLYDTIDSSSFYLNKVERNARSRMNVPFFLADESRNEDFLAGAKARGLVQLKGHKSVGGMRASIYNAVPLEGVKALVEYMREFEQRGA, from the coding sequence ATGCGCGTCTTCAATTTCTCCGCCGGTCCGGCGGCCATGCCCGAAGAAGTGCTGCGCCAGGCAGCCGACGAAATGCTCGATTGGGGCGGCAGCGGCATGAGCGTGATGGAAATGAGCCACCGCGGCAAAGAATTCATGACGATTCATGAAGAGGCGCTGACGGATCTGCGGGAACTGCTGCAGGTGCCGTCCAGTCACCACATTCTTTTCCTGCAAGGCGGGGGGCTCGGCGAAAACGCGATCGTGCCGATGAACCTCATGGGGCGCAAGGCGCGCGCAGACTTCGTCGTGACGGGCTCCTGGTCGCAGAAATCGTTCAAGGAAGCGCAGAAATACGGCACCGTGCACCTGGCCGCGAGCGGCGAAACGGCCAACGGATTTACGCACGTTCCGGCGCGCGCCGAGTGGAGCCTGTCCGACGATCCCGCCTACGTGCACCTGTGCACGAACGAAACCATCCACGGCGTCGAGACGTTCGAGATTCCCGATCTCGGCGACATTCCCCTCGTCGCCGATGCGTCGTCACACATCCTGTCGCGCCCGATGGACATTGCCAAATATGGCGTGCTGTTCGGCGGTGCGCAGAAGAACATCGGCATGGCGGGCGTCACGGTCGTGATCGTGCGTGAAGATCTGCTGGAACGCTCGATGAGCATTTGCCCGTCGGCGTTCGAATGGAAGACGGTTGCGCTCAACAATTCGATGTACAACACGCCGCCTACGTATGCGATCTATATCGCCGGACTGGTGTTCAAGTGGTTGAAGAAGCAGGGCGGGTTGACAGCGATCGAGGCACGCAACGTCGAGAAGGCGAAGCTGCTCTACGACACGATCGACTCGAGCAGTTTTTATCTGAACAAGGTCGAGCGCAACGCGCGGTCGCGGATGAACGTCCCGTTCTTCCTCGCCGACGAGTCGCGCAATGAAGATTTCCTGGCCGGCGCGAAAGCGCGCGGGCTGGTGCAGCTGAAGGGCCACAAGTCCGTCGGCGGCATGCGGGCGTCGATTTACAACGCGGTGCCGCTCGAAGGCGTCAAGGCGCTTGTCGAGTACATGAGGGAATTCGAACAGCGCGGCGCGTGA
- the pheA gene encoding prephenate dehydratase, which produces MDDELNSQLKPLRERIDAIDAQLIALLNQRAAVALEVGEVKKHFNAPVFRPEREQQVIARLQEMSEGPLAGEHISAIWREIMAASRALEKNITAAYLGPAGTYSEQAMHEYFGQSIEGLPCSSIDEVFRSVEAGGAEFGVVPIENSTEGAVSRTLDLLLQTQLLIGGELALPIHHNLLTLNGGLTGVTRVCAHAQALAQCQRWLATHAPHIERQAVSSNAEAARMAADDPTIAAIAGDRAATQYGLQVAHALIQDDPHNRTRFVMIGKQPTGASGYDKTSLIVSVANEPGAMFKLLEPLAKHGVSMTRFESRPARVGTWEYYFYIDLEGHRDDASVSAALAELGQKADFLKILGSYPRAR; this is translated from the coding sequence ATGGACGACGAACTCAATTCTCAACTCAAACCGCTGCGCGAACGTATCGACGCGATCGACGCGCAGCTCATTGCGCTGCTGAATCAACGCGCGGCGGTCGCGCTCGAAGTCGGCGAGGTGAAGAAGCACTTCAACGCGCCCGTGTTTCGTCCGGAGCGCGAGCAACAGGTCATCGCGCGTCTGCAGGAGATGAGCGAAGGTCCGCTCGCAGGCGAACACATCAGCGCGATCTGGCGCGAGATCATGGCCGCGAGCCGCGCGCTCGAAAAGAACATCACGGCTGCCTACCTCGGGCCGGCTGGCACGTATAGCGAACAGGCGATGCACGAATACTTCGGTCAGTCGATCGAAGGCCTGCCGTGTTCGTCCATCGACGAGGTGTTCCGTTCGGTCGAAGCGGGCGGCGCGGAGTTCGGCGTCGTGCCCATCGAGAATTCGACGGAAGGCGCAGTCTCGCGCACGCTGGATCTTTTGCTGCAAACCCAGTTGCTGATCGGCGGCGAACTGGCTCTGCCCATCCACCACAATCTGCTGACGCTCAATGGCGGCCTGACGGGCGTGACACGCGTATGCGCGCATGCGCAGGCACTCGCGCAGTGCCAGCGCTGGCTCGCGACGCACGCGCCGCATATCGAGCGCCAGGCGGTATCGAGCAATGCCGAAGCCGCGCGCATGGCGGCCGACGATCCAACCATCGCCGCCATCGCCGGCGACCGCGCCGCGACCCAGTACGGGTTGCAGGTCGCTCACGCGCTGATCCAGGACGATCCGCACAACCGCACGCGCTTCGTGATGATCGGCAAACAGCCGACAGGTGCCAGCGGCTATGACAAGACCTCGCTGATCGTGTCGGTGGCGAACGAGCCGGGCGCGATGTTCAAGCTGCTGGAGCCGCTCGCGAAGCACGGCGTGTCGATGACGCGCTTCGAGTCGCGTCCCGCGCGAGTCGGCACGTGGGAGTACTACTTTTACATCGACCTCGAAGGCCATCGCGACGACGCATCCGTGTCCGCCGCGCTCGCCGAACTCGGCCAGAAGGCCGACTTCCTGAAGATTCTCGGCTCGTATCCGCGCGCCCGCTGA
- the hisC gene encoding histidinol-phosphate transaminase, with translation MTTSSFGPSYVRAIAPYVAGKPISEVAREFGLDEARIVKLASNENPLGMPESAKTAMAQAASELSRYPDANAFELKAALSAHYDVPADWITLGNGSNDILELAAHAFVEKSQSVIYAQYSFAVYALATQGLGARAIVVPAVGYGHDLDAMLAAITDDTRLVFVANPNNPTGTFIDGATIEAFLAKVPRSVVVVLDEAYTEYLAADKRYDSIAWVRRYPNLLVSRTFSKAFGLAGLRVGFAIAQPELTDLMNRLRQPFNVNTLAQAAAVAALNDKRFLQKSAELNAQGYRRLTEAFDKLGLEYVPSYGNFVLVRVGHDDAAGNRVNLELLKQGVIVRPVGSYGLPQWLRVTIGLPEENEAFIAALEKTLATA, from the coding sequence ATGACAACGTCGTCTTTCGGTCCCTCCTACGTTCGCGCGATCGCGCCCTATGTGGCTGGCAAGCCGATCTCGGAAGTCGCACGCGAATTCGGGCTGGACGAAGCGCGTATCGTGAAGCTGGCGTCGAACGAAAATCCGCTCGGCATGCCCGAGTCCGCGAAGACGGCGATGGCGCAGGCTGCAAGCGAACTCAGCCGCTATCCGGATGCCAACGCATTCGAACTGAAGGCCGCGCTCTCCGCGCATTACGACGTGCCCGCCGACTGGATCACGCTCGGCAACGGCAGCAACGACATTCTCGAACTGGCCGCGCACGCGTTCGTCGAGAAGAGCCAGTCGGTGATCTACGCGCAATATTCTTTCGCCGTGTACGCGCTGGCGACGCAGGGACTGGGCGCGCGCGCGATCGTCGTGCCCGCCGTCGGATACGGTCACGATCTCGACGCAATGCTCGCCGCGATCACTGACGACACGCGCCTCGTTTTCGTCGCAAATCCGAACAATCCGACGGGCACGTTCATCGACGGCGCGACGATCGAAGCATTCCTGGCGAAGGTGCCGCGCAGCGTCGTGGTGGTACTCGACGAGGCGTACACGGAATATCTGGCCGCCGACAAGCGCTATGACTCGATCGCGTGGGTGCGCCGTTATCCGAATCTGCTGGTGTCGCGCACGTTCTCGAAGGCGTTCGGTCTCGCGGGGCTGCGCGTTGGTTTCGCGATTGCGCAGCCGGAACTGACGGATCTGATGAACCGTCTGCGTCAGCCGTTCAATGTGAACACGCTGGCGCAAGCCGCCGCGGTCGCCGCGCTGAACGACAAGCGGTTCCTGCAGAAAAGCGCGGAATTGAATGCGCAGGGCTATCGCCGCCTGACGGAAGCGTTCGACAAACTCGGTCTCGAGTACGTGCCCTCGTACGGCAACTTCGTGCTGGTGCGCGTCGGCCATGACGATGCGGCCGGCAACCGCGTCAATCTGGAACTGCTGAAGCAGGGCGTGATCGTGCGACCCGTGGGAAGCTACGGTCTGCCGCAGTGGTTGCGCGTGACGATCGGCCTGCCCGAAGAAAATGAAGCGTTTATCGCGGCGCTCGAAAAGACCCTGGCGACGGCCTGA
- a CDS encoding prephenate dehydrogenase — MTDVAAFSFDKLVIFGVGLIGGSLARALRERGDIGGARRVIGVGRSAASTARAMELGVIDGSAALTDDAALRDALDGADVVLLAAPVAQTQPLLERIAPFLGPKTIITDAGSTKSDVVAAARAVLGERICQFVPGHPIAGRESSGVDAALPDLYVNRNVVLCALPENAGDDVERIAAMWRATGASVHAMPPEQHDRVFASVSHLPHVLSFALVEQILNSSDAELKFSFAAGGFRDFTRIAASSPEMWRDVCVANRAALLSEIDDYTAVLAHLRSAIDAGDGATLEAVFARSRTARSAWQERAASARQASPARSANDEASK; from the coding sequence GTGACTGACGTGGCAGCGTTCTCTTTCGACAAACTGGTGATTTTTGGCGTCGGGCTGATCGGTGGCTCGCTCGCGCGCGCATTGCGCGAGCGCGGCGACATCGGTGGCGCGCGACGCGTGATCGGCGTCGGGCGCTCAGCGGCTTCGACTGCGCGGGCGATGGAACTGGGCGTGATCGACGGCAGCGCGGCGTTGACGGACGACGCGGCATTGCGCGACGCGCTCGACGGGGCGGACGTGGTGCTGCTGGCCGCCCCCGTCGCGCAGACGCAACCGCTGCTCGAACGGATTGCGCCGTTTCTGGGTCCGAAGACAATCATCACCGACGCCGGCAGCACCAAGTCCGATGTCGTCGCAGCGGCGCGCGCAGTGCTTGGCGAGCGCATCTGTCAGTTCGTACCGGGACATCCGATAGCGGGCCGCGAATCGAGCGGTGTCGATGCCGCGCTGCCGGACCTGTACGTGAACCGGAACGTCGTGCTGTGCGCGTTGCCGGAGAACGCCGGGGATGACGTCGAGCGTATCGCCGCGATGTGGCGCGCGACGGGCGCGAGTGTGCACGCGATGCCGCCCGAACAGCATGACCGCGTGTTCGCGTCGGTCAGCCATCTGCCTCACGTGTTGTCGTTCGCGCTGGTCGAGCAGATTCTCAATTCATCGGACGCCGAGCTGAAGTTCTCGTTTGCGGCAGGCGGATTCCGCGACTTCACGCGCATCGCCGCGTCGAGCCCGGAAATGTGGCGCGACGTGTGCGTGGCCAATCGTGCCGCGCTGCTGAGCGAAATCGACGACTACACGGCTGTGCTGGCACATCTGAGGTCGGCGATCGACGCTGGCGACGGCGCGACGCTCGAAGCTGTGTTCGCGCGCTCGCGCACCGCCCGCAGCGCCTGGCAGGAGCGCGCTGCGTCCGCACGTCAGGCATCGCCCGCACGTTCGGCCAACGACGAAGCGTCGAAATAA